A stretch of Cryptococcus decagattii chromosome 7, complete sequence DNA encodes these proteins:
- a CDS encoding acetoacetate-CoA ligase, translating to MSNHKVKPLWTPTDPTATQTHLFLSHIIKVHSLSLTTYAELWEWSCAHRSDFWSALWDWEHIIGDKKVEENGKVVDEDKTPEENPLWFTDSSLNWAENQLRHAKSRPDDIAIIQVSEPCLSYIPPIRHITQAELYSLVGKAQRSLRAAGVGKGDRVAFWGGNCLEAVVTVLATSSIGGIFSSAAADFGIDGVVERLEQIQPKVLVVTNGVIYAGTPRPLLPRVAPLLDLLKNPPSVVVSVDHLPEELVPTFAEVKEKLVRWDDWLDQEDGEVNFLRMGFNEPIWILFSSGTTGKPKAIVHRQGGMLLDSLREHHLAGDISSSDIFFYYTTPGWMMFQYLISGLATGATIVLYEGSPLKPPSYLWSLIDELGITVFGTSAKWIEQVEKHYPEVGKNHDLKTLKQILSTGSPLPGGLFDFIYEKVKKDVLVGSVTGGTDICSVFAGRNTCLPVFRGEIQSRMLGFALDTDSNSDHPGELICHKAFPIEPLGFWPLPGYGFEKAQVEEAKKRFKDSYFKGDKGIWYHGDYVQITPSRLGNGGGLIMLGRSDGVLNPGGIRFGPTDIYSVLENPTFAKEGVEETLVVGLMCDGGADEKVVLFVKMREDKKLDQGLLATIKTSIRMARSARHVPAKIIQVSDIPVTLTGKRVEVPIRKVINGAPISSINPSTLRNPECLEEYAQMGKKMREEEGMGAGTFAQC from the exons ATGTCCAATCATAAAGTGAAGCCTCTCTGGACCCCAACCGACCCCACAGCCACCCAAACACATCTGTTCCTCTCGCACATCATCAAGGTACATTCCCTCTCACTCACCACCTACGCCGAGTTGTGGGAGTGGTCATGTGCCCACCGCTCAGACTTTTGGTCTGCCCTTTGGGACTGGGAACACATTATCGGAGAcaagaaggtggaagagaatggCAAGGTGGTAGACGAAGACAAGACGCCTGAGGAGAACCCTCTCTGGTTCACCGACTCATCTCTCAATTGGGCTGAAAACCAACTTCGGCACGCCAAATCGCGACCTGATGATATAGCCATAATCCAAGTATCCGAACCATGCCTATCTTATATCCCTCCTATCAGACATATCACCCAAGCCGAGCTTTACTCCCTCGTCGGAAAAGCGCAGCGGTCCCTCCGAGCAGCTGGCGTGGGCAAAGGGGATAGGGTCGCATTCTGGGGTGGAAACTGTCTTGAAGCGGTCGTCACTGTATTAGCCACCTCATCCATTGGCGGGATCTTCTCGTCGGCAGCAGCGGATTTTGGCATTGACGGTGTTGTCGAGCGTCTCGAGCAGATCCAACCCAAAGTACTCGTCGTCACCAACGGCGTCATATACGCGGGAACCCCACGCCCGCTTTTACCACGCGTCGCCCCTTTACTTGACCTACTAAAAAATCCCCCTAGTGTCGTAGTGAGCGTAGATCATCTCCCAGAGGAATTGGTACCGACTTTTGCagaggtcaaggagaagTTGGTGAGATGGGACGATTGGTTGgatcaagaagatggtgaggTGAACTTTCTGAGGATGGGGTTCAATGAACCGATATGGATCCTATTCTCCAGTGGGACAACAGGGAAACCCAAAGCTATCGTT CATCGTCAAGGCGGAATGCTCCTCGATTCTCTTCGTGAACACCATCTTGCAGGTGacatttcctcttccgacatcttcttctattACACCACCCCGGGCTGGATGATGTTCCAATATCTTATCTCTGGCTTGGCCACGGGCGCTACAATTGTACTGTATGAAGGGTCTCCGCTGAAACCGCCTTCTTACCTTTGGTCATTAATCGATGAGCTCGGTATCACTGTTTTTGGAACGAGCGCAAAGTGGATAGAGCAGGTGGAGAAACATTATCCTGAAGTAGGCAAGAATCACGATTTGAAAACTTTGAAACAGATCTTGAGTACGGGGAGTCCATTACCAGGGGGACTATTTGATTTCATATATGAAAAGGTGAAAAAAGATGTCTTGGTTGGCTCGGTGACAG GTGGTACGGACATTTGTTCAGTGTTTGCGGGTCGTAATACCTGTCTGCCAGTCTTTCGGGGAGAGATACAGTCGCGCATGTTGGGCTT CGCACTTGACACAGATAGCAACTCTGATCATCCAGGAGAACTCATCTGCCACAAAGCCTTCCCAATCGAGCCACTTGGATTCTGGCCTTTACCTGGATACGGGTTTGAGAAGGCACAAGTGGAAGAGGCAAAAAAACGGTTTAAAGATAGTTATTTCAAAGGAGATAAAGGGATTTGGTACCACGGCGACTA TGTTCAAATAACACCATCTCGACTAGGAAACGGCGGGGGCCTGATCATGCTCGGCCGTTCTGACGGTGTTCTCAACCCTGGAGGTATCCGTTTCGGACCGACAGATATCTACTCTGTGCTCGAAAACCCGACGTTTGCGAAAGAAGGCGTGGAGGAGACATTGGTGGTCGGATTGATGTGTGATGGTGGAGCGGATGAAAAAGTTGTTTTGTTTGTCAAG ATGCGAGAAGATAAGAAATTAGATCAAGGTCTATTGGCAACAATCAAGACCAGTATACGGATGGCCAGGAGCGCGAGGCATGTACCAGCAAAG ATCATACAAGTGTCAGATATCCCTGTTACCCTCACTGGTAAACGGGTTGAAG TGCCCATTCGGAAGGTGATCAACGGTGCTCCTATAAGTAGCATCAATCCTTCTACGTTGCGAAATCCGGAATGTCTGGAGGAGTACGCACAGATGGGTAAGAAGATgcgagaggaagaggggatgggTGCTGGTACATTTGCACAATGTTGA